The following proteins are co-located in the Nocardia bhagyanarayanae genome:
- a CDS encoding ABC transporter ATP-binding protein produces the protein MTASANSTASAGSAASANSTAPLLEVSDLRVSFPSEEGRIDAVRGVNYSVADGEVLAIVGESGSGKSVSSLAVMGLLPEQARINGSIRLRGRELLGLGDRDLSRLRGSSISMVFQDPLSALTPVYRVGDQIAEALLAHGGMGRKEAAEKAVELLELVGIDDAQVRAKAFPHEFSGGMRQRVVIAMAIANDPALIICDEPTTALDVTVQKQILNLLRQARDITGAGVIMITHDMGIAATLADRVAVMYAGRIVETATASALFNAPRMPYTVGLLGSIPRMDGPPRRPLIPIVGAPPAMHALPPGCSFAPRCPISIDDCRAAEPPLEMTDPGHAAACIRTEEVGTQGLFEAYRSEIEEPEAEIETDSRVVLRVTDLVKTFPITSGVVFQRRKGEVRAVDGISFEVRAGRTLALVGESGSGKSTTLTQILDLVRPQAGTIEIMGRDVSTLTKAQRREIRRTMQIVFQDPTASLDPRLPIFDALAEPLRIDGRPRAEIARRVPELLEQVGLRPEHADRYPADFSGGQKQRISIARALALDPELLVLDEPVSSLDVSIQAGVLNLLRDLQTERGLSYLFVSHDLSVVRNLAHDIAVMYRGKIVESGPAERIFADPSHEYTRRLIDAVPVPVVSR, from the coding sequence ATGACCGCGTCCGCCAACTCGACCGCGAGCGCCGGCTCCGCAGCGAGCGCCAACTCCACAGCGCCGCTACTCGAAGTCTCCGATCTGCGGGTTTCCTTCCCCAGCGAGGAGGGCCGCATCGATGCCGTGCGCGGAGTGAACTACAGCGTCGCCGACGGCGAGGTGCTCGCGATCGTGGGCGAATCGGGTTCGGGCAAGTCGGTGTCGTCGCTGGCGGTGATGGGTCTGCTCCCCGAGCAGGCGCGAATCAACGGCTCGATCCGGCTGCGCGGTCGCGAACTGCTCGGCCTCGGCGACCGGGACTTGTCGCGGTTGCGCGGCAGCTCGATCAGCATGGTGTTCCAGGACCCGCTCTCCGCGCTGACCCCGGTGTACCGGGTGGGCGATCAGATCGCCGAGGCGCTGCTCGCGCACGGCGGGATGGGCAGGAAGGAGGCCGCCGAGAAGGCGGTCGAGCTGCTGGAACTGGTCGGCATCGACGACGCGCAGGTGCGCGCCAAGGCGTTCCCGCACGAGTTCTCCGGCGGCATGCGCCAGCGCGTGGTGATCGCGATGGCCATCGCCAACGATCCGGCGCTGATCATCTGCGACGAGCCGACCACCGCACTGGACGTCACGGTGCAGAAGCAGATCCTGAATCTGCTGCGCCAAGCCCGCGACATCACCGGCGCCGGGGTCATCATGATCACCCACGACATGGGCATCGCGGCGACGCTCGCCGATCGCGTGGCGGTGATGTACGCGGGCCGCATCGTCGAAACCGCCACGGCGAGTGCGCTGTTCAACGCGCCGCGGATGCCGTACACGGTGGGTCTGCTCGGCTCGATCCCGCGTATGGACGGGCCGCCGCGCCGACCGCTCATCCCGATCGTCGGCGCGCCGCCCGCCATGCACGCGCTGCCGCCCGGCTGCTCGTTCGCGCCGCGCTGCCCGATCTCGATCGACGACTGCCGCGCCGCCGAGCCACCGCTGGAGATGACCGATCCCGGCCACGCCGCCGCCTGCATCCGCACCGAGGAGGTCGGCACGCAGGGGCTGTTCGAGGCGTACCGCTCCGAGATCGAGGAGCCGGAGGCCGAGATCGAGACCGACTCTCGCGTGGTGCTCCGGGTCACCGACCTGGTCAAGACCTTCCCGATCACCTCGGGCGTGGTGTTCCAGCGCCGCAAAGGCGAGGTGCGCGCGGTCGACGGGATCAGCTTCGAGGTACGCGCCGGGCGCACGCTGGCGCTGGTCGGCGAGTCGGGGTCCGGAAAATCCACCACGCTCACCCAGATTCTGGACCTGGTGCGGCCGCAGGCGGGCACCATCGAGATCATGGGCCGTGACGTGTCCACCCTGACCAAGGCCCAGCGGCGCGAGATCCGGCGCACGATGCAGATCGTCTTCCAGGATCCGACCGCCTCGCTGGACCCGCGCCTGCCGATCTTCGACGCGCTGGCCGAACCGCTGCGCATCGACGGCCGGCCGCGCGCCGAGATCGCCCGCCGCGTGCCGGAACTGCTCGAGCAGGTCGGTCTGCGTCCCGAGCACGCCGACCGCTATCCCGCCGATTTCTCCGGCGGCCAGAAGCAGCGCATCAGCATCGCTCGGGCCCTCGCGCTCGATCCGGAACTGCTTGTGCTCGACGAGCCGGTGTCCTCGCTGGACGTCTCGATCCAGGCCGGTGTGCTCAATCTGCTGCGCGACCTGCAGACCGAGCGCGGCCTGTCGTATCTGTTCGTCTCGCACGATCTCTCGGTGGTCCGCAACCTGGCGCACGACATCGCGGTGATGTATCGCGGCAAGATCGTCGAATCCGGGCCCGCCGAGCGGATTTTCGCCGATCCGAGCCACGAGTACACCCGCAGGCTGATCGACGCGGTGCCCGTGCCGGTCGTCAGCCGATAG
- a CDS encoding ABC transporter family substrate-binding protein — protein sequence MRIRSSGMRWVAGAVAAGLIAAGCGTADDSAAGLSDALGTTSDINPKPREEIRDGGNLRLATTSYPANWNTLSNDGNEGEIADIERPMMPRAFHTDAAGELSINHDYFTDVALTSTDPQQVTYTINPKAVWSDGTPITWEDIRSQANALSGKDKRFLIAITNGFEFVEKVERGVDDRQAILTFSHPYAEWRGQFAGNASLFPKSVTQDPESFNNSLADAMGPTAGPFQVQSTDRGQGRIVLGRNPKWWGEQPKLDTITYSVLDRSAWVAALQNNEIDAVLLSSIDDVKNVRGTEGLVVRRAPGNRWRHITFNGAPGSILADQAVRVAISKAIDRQGIATAIQNGLVENPKPLNNHIFLQGQRGYQDNSLPHDPAAAARELDALGWKLNGDVREKDGRKLIIRDVMYNDALWVQVAQIIQQNLAQIGVGLVIDPKPGAGYFTDVIQPGDFDAAQFTFQGDAFPLSSIKQIYYYDPNDLQGNFGRIGSPELNALIERTLRELDPAKAIELANEVDRKVFEEGHSLPLTQSDGSWGVRAEVANFGSPGLASYDYTKIGFVK from the coding sequence ATGCGGATCCGTTCGAGCGGAATGCGCTGGGTCGCGGGAGCGGTGGCGGCCGGGTTGATCGCCGCCGGGTGCGGTACGGCCGACGACTCGGCGGCTGGTCTGTCCGACGCGCTGGGCACCACGAGCGACATCAATCCCAAGCCGCGCGAGGAGATCCGCGACGGCGGCAATCTGCGGCTGGCCACCACCTCGTACCCGGCGAACTGGAACACGCTGTCCAACGACGGCAACGAGGGCGAGATCGCCGACATCGAACGGCCGATGATGCCGCGCGCGTTCCACACCGACGCGGCGGGCGAGTTGTCGATCAATCACGACTATTTCACCGATGTCGCGCTGACCAGCACCGACCCGCAGCAGGTCACCTACACGATCAACCCGAAGGCCGTCTGGTCCGACGGAACACCGATCACCTGGGAGGACATCCGTTCGCAGGCGAACGCGCTCAGCGGCAAGGACAAGCGCTTCCTGATCGCCATCACCAACGGATTCGAGTTCGTCGAGAAGGTCGAGCGCGGCGTCGACGATCGCCAGGCGATCCTGACCTTCAGCCATCCCTACGCCGAATGGCGCGGCCAGTTCGCGGGCAACGCCTCGCTGTTCCCCAAGTCGGTGACGCAGGATCCGGAGTCGTTCAACAACAGCCTGGCCGACGCGATGGGTCCGACCGCGGGCCCGTTCCAGGTGCAGTCGACCGATCGCGGCCAAGGCCGGATCGTGTTGGGCCGCAACCCGAAGTGGTGGGGCGAACAGCCCAAGCTCGACACCATCACCTACTCCGTGCTCGATCGCAGCGCCTGGGTCGCCGCGTTGCAGAACAACGAGATCGACGCGGTGCTGCTCAGTTCCATCGACGACGTGAAGAACGTCCGCGGCACCGAGGGCCTGGTGGTGCGCCGGGCGCCGGGCAATCGCTGGCGGCACATCACGTTCAACGGCGCGCCCGGCTCGATCCTCGCCGATCAGGCGGTGCGAGTGGCCATTTCGAAGGCGATCGACCGCCAGGGCATCGCGACCGCCATCCAGAACGGCCTGGTGGAGAACCCGAAGCCGCTGAACAACCACATCTTCCTGCAGGGCCAGCGCGGTTACCAGGACAACAGCCTGCCCCACGATCCGGCCGCGGCGGCGCGCGAACTCGACGCGCTCGGCTGGAAACTCAACGGCGACGTCCGCGAGAAGGACGGCCGCAAGCTGATCATCCGCGACGTGATGTACAACGACGCGCTGTGGGTGCAGGTCGCGCAGATCATCCAGCAGAACCTGGCCCAGATCGGCGTCGGCCTCGTCATCGACCCCAAGCCGGGCGCGGGCTACTTCACCGACGTCATCCAGCCCGGCGATTTCGACGCCGCCCAGTTCACGTTCCAGGGTGACGCCTTCCCGCTCAGCAGCATCAAGCAGATCTACTACTACGACCCGAACGATCTGCAGGGCAATTTCGGTCGCATCGGATCGCCGGAACTGAACGCGCTCATCGAGCGCACGCTGCGCGAGCTGGATCCCGCCAAGGCCATCGAGCTGGCCAACGAGGTGGACCGCAAAGTGTTCGAAGAGGGGCACTCGCTGCCGCTCACCCAGTCGGACGGCAGCTGGGGCGTCCGCGCCGAGGTGGCCAACTTCGGCTCCCCAGGCCTGGCGTCCTACGACTACACCAAGATCGGATTCGTGAAATGA
- a CDS encoding ABC transporter family substrate-binding protein, with the protein MTAIHSRRRLGLGVAAPALAIALLLAGCGAGADVQSGSSSIGTSNDIDPRDRSELREGGNLRLALTAFPETFNSSHVDASGDVSEVVGWTLPGTVNSDAAGELTTDSNYFTEIKLTNTSPQQITYTINPKAVWSDGAPITWEDLRSQVNALNGRDTAYQVRATQGYSRVEKVERGVDDRQAIVTFAQHYAEWQGLFNPLYPKASTESPESFENWARNSLPISSGPFLIYSIDRAQQRIVLKRNPKWWGDTPKLDTVTFSVLDYSARISALQNNELDYATVSGIDEVKTATNSPGIQVRRAAAPRFSHFTFNGAPGSLLEDARLRVAIAKAIDRQGIATATQNGIVDDPKPLNNHIYLNGQKGYQDNAQSVAYDPEGAARILDELGWKLNGDVREKDGRRLELRNVMYQQDTWVQMAQIAQQNLAAVGVKMTIQTFPGNGLFTDVIDPGNFEICQFTWSGGILPLGALPQIYAYDPNNRLSNKGRVGSPELNALIEETISELDPNKAIELANRADKMIFELGHSVPIVQSPGTVAVRANLANYGAFGLASADATKVGFTQ; encoded by the coding sequence ATGACCGCAATACACTCTCGTCGTCGGCTCGGCCTAGGGGTGGCCGCGCCCGCGCTGGCCATCGCACTGCTGCTCGCGGGCTGCGGCGCGGGAGCCGATGTGCAGTCCGGCTCGAGTTCGATCGGCACGAGCAACGACATCGATCCCCGCGATCGCAGCGAGTTGCGCGAGGGCGGCAACCTGCGCTTGGCGCTGACCGCCTTCCCGGAGACCTTCAACTCCTCGCACGTGGACGCGTCGGGCGACGTCTCCGAGGTGGTCGGCTGGACGCTTCCCGGCACGGTGAACTCGGACGCGGCGGGCGAGCTGACGACCGACTCGAACTACTTCACCGAGATAAAGCTGACCAACACCTCCCCGCAGCAGATCACCTACACGATCAACCCGAAAGCGGTTTGGTCCGACGGCGCCCCGATCACATGGGAGGATCTGCGCTCGCAGGTCAACGCGCTGAACGGCCGCGACACGGCCTACCAGGTGCGCGCGACGCAGGGCTACAGCCGGGTGGAGAAGGTCGAGCGCGGCGTCGACGACCGGCAGGCGATCGTCACCTTCGCCCAGCACTACGCCGAATGGCAGGGGCTGTTCAACCCGCTGTACCCGAAGGCGTCCACCGAATCGCCGGAGTCCTTCGAGAACTGGGCGCGCAACAGCCTGCCGATCTCGTCGGGGCCGTTCCTCATCTACTCGATCGACCGCGCCCAGCAGCGCATCGTGCTGAAGCGCAACCCGAAGTGGTGGGGTGACACCCCGAAGCTCGACACCGTCACCTTCAGCGTGCTCGACTACTCCGCGCGCATCTCGGCGCTGCAGAACAACGAGCTCGACTACGCGACCGTGTCCGGCATCGACGAGGTGAAGACCGCGACCAACTCGCCGGGCATCCAGGTGCGCCGGGCCGCCGCGCCACGGTTCTCGCACTTCACCTTCAACGGCGCGCCGGGCTCGCTGCTCGAGGACGCGCGGTTGCGGGTCGCGATCGCCAAGGCCATCGACCGGCAGGGCATCGCCACCGCGACGCAGAACGGCATCGTCGACGACCCGAAGCCGCTGAACAACCACATCTACCTCAACGGCCAGAAGGGCTACCAGGACAACGCTCAGTCGGTGGCCTACGACCCCGAGGGCGCCGCGCGGATCCTCGACGAACTGGGCTGGAAGCTCAACGGCGACGTGCGCGAAAAGGACGGCCGCAGGCTGGAACTGCGCAATGTGATGTACCAGCAGGACACGTGGGTGCAGATGGCGCAGATCGCGCAGCAGAACCTCGCCGCCGTCGGCGTGAAGATGACCATCCAAACCTTCCCCGGCAACGGTCTTTTCACCGACGTGATCGATCCAGGCAACTTCGAGATCTGCCAGTTCACCTGGTCCGGCGGCATCCTGCCGCTCGGCGCGCTGCCGCAGATCTACGCCTACGATCCGAACAACCGGCTCAGCAACAAGGGCCGCGTCGGCAGCCCGGAACTGAACGCGCTGATCGAGGAGACGATTTCCGAGCTCGACCCGAACAAGGCCATCGAGCTGGCCAACCGGGCCGACAAGATGATCTTCGAGCTGGGCCACTCGGTGCCGATCGTGCAGTCGCCCGGCACCGTCGCCGTGCGCGCGAACCTCGCCAACTACGGCGCGTTCGGCCTGGCCTCCGCCGACGCAACTAAGGTCGGGTTCACGCAGTGA
- a CDS encoding ABC transporter family substrate-binding protein: MRIRSLTTRLAVPLAAFGLILTGCSDNGAIAPGTSTIGSTNDINPVDPSQLREGGNLRLVLSSFPENFNVLQVDGGTESGALVAGPTMPAPFVSNAAGELSVDHNFFTDVQLTNTSPQQVTYTINPKAVWSDGSPITWEDLRSQANAQSGKDNAYLVSALSGFDRVEKVERGVDDRQAIVTFSQPYGEWRGQFSPLYPKSVTGSPEAFNTANRDGLTLSSGPFVISNIDRAQQRITLSRNPQWWGDTPKLDNITFSVLDHTAWLPAIQNNELDIAYMSGIENVTAARYAANVVIRRAPEPSWSHLTFNGAPGSLLEDPQLRIAISKAIDRQGIVTASQNGVVENPKPLNNHIFMAGQKGYQDNAAPIAYDPAEAARMLDELGWKLNGDVREKDGRRLELRDVMYQQDAWVQTAQIVQQNLAAVGVKLNIQTVPGTGLFKDVIDPGNFDIAQFSWGGSALPLGALQQVYYYDPNNLMGNKARIGSPELNALIDKTIAELDPDKAIELANQCDQMIFAEGYSVPLHQASGTYAVRDNLANYGAFGLATPDYTKVGFLK; encoded by the coding sequence ATGCGGATACGTTCCTTGACCACCAGATTGGCGGTGCCACTCGCCGCGTTCGGCCTGATCCTCACCGGTTGTTCCGACAACGGCGCCATCGCTCCCGGCACCAGCACGATCGGCAGCACCAACGACATCAACCCGGTGGACCCGAGCCAGTTGCGCGAGGGCGGGAACCTGCGGTTGGTGCTGAGCTCGTTCCCGGAGAACTTCAACGTGCTCCAAGTGGACGGCGGCACCGAGAGCGGCGCGCTTGTCGCGGGCCCGACCATGCCCGCCCCGTTCGTCAGCAACGCGGCGGGCGAGCTCTCGGTGGATCACAACTTCTTCACCGACGTGCAGCTCACCAACACCAGTCCGCAGCAGGTCACCTACACCATCAATCCGAAGGCCGTGTGGTCCGACGGCAGCCCGATCACCTGGGAGGACCTGCGCTCCCAGGCGAACGCGCAGAGCGGCAAGGACAACGCGTACCTGGTCTCGGCGCTGAGCGGCTTCGACCGGGTGGAGAAGGTCGAGCGCGGCGTCGACGACCGGCAGGCGATCGTCACCTTCAGCCAGCCCTACGGTGAATGGCGCGGCCAGTTCAGCCCGCTCTACCCGAAGTCGGTCACCGGGTCGCCCGAGGCGTTCAACACCGCCAACCGGGACGGGCTGACGCTCAGCTCTGGCCCGTTCGTGATCAGCAACATCGATCGCGCGCAGCAGCGAATCACGCTGAGCCGCAACCCGCAATGGTGGGGCGACACCCCGAAGCTGGACAACATCACCTTCAGCGTGCTCGACCACACCGCCTGGCTGCCCGCCATCCAGAACAACGAGCTCGACATCGCCTACATGTCCGGCATCGAGAACGTGACGGCGGCGCGCTACGCGGCGAACGTGGTCATCCGGCGCGCGCCGGAGCCGAGCTGGTCGCACCTGACCTTCAACGGCGCGCCCGGCTCGCTGCTGGAGGATCCGCAGCTGCGGATCGCCATCTCCAAGGCCATCGACCGGCAGGGCATCGTGACCGCTTCGCAGAACGGCGTGGTCGAGAATCCGAAGCCGCTGAACAACCACATCTTCATGGCGGGCCAGAAGGGTTACCAGGACAACGCCGCTCCGATCGCCTACGACCCGGCCGAGGCGGCCCGGATGCTCGACGAGCTCGGCTGGAAACTCAACGGCGACGTGCGCGAGAAGGACGGCCGCAGGCTCGAACTCCGCGATGTGATGTACCAGCAGGACGCCTGGGTGCAGACCGCCCAGATCGTGCAGCAGAACCTGGCCGCGGTCGGCGTGAAGCTGAACATCCAGACCGTTCCGGGCACGGGCCTGTTCAAGGACGTGATCGATCCGGGCAACTTCGACATCGCCCAGTTCAGCTGGGGCGGTAGCGCGCTGCCGCTCGGCGCGTTGCAGCAGGTCTACTACTACGACCCGAACAACCTGATGGGCAACAAGGCGCGCATCGGTTCGCCGGAGCTCAACGCGCTCATCGACAAGACCATCGCGGAGCTGGACCCGGACAAGGCGATCGAGCTGGCCAACCAGTGCGATCAGATGATCTTCGCCGAGGGCTATTCGGTTCCGCTGCACCAGGCTTCGGGCACCTACGCGGTGCGCGACAACCTCGCCAACTACGGCGCGTTCGGGTTGGCCACGCCGGATTACACGAAAGTCGGCTTCCTGAAGTGA
- a CDS encoding sterol desaturase family protein: MSKTQLRRGLTLGDAFREFLRHPSPWMIGTALVLALIARILVGDWQLGDTLLPLVMLAVFPAFEWVVHVMVLHWRPKRLGPIALDSELARKHRQHHVDPRNIPLIFIPTRSLAFVIVALLAITAFAFPRLGLGLTFLLTITVLGLGYEWTHYLIHTDYKPKRALYRAVWRNHRHHHYKNEHFWFTVTSSGTADRVFGTYPDPSAVDTSPTARNLHGAQVS; this comes from the coding sequence ATGTCCAAAACCCAGCTGCGCCGAGGCCTCACCCTCGGCGACGCCTTCCGCGAGTTCCTCCGCCACCCCTCGCCGTGGATGATCGGCACCGCCCTGGTGCTCGCCCTGATCGCCCGAATCCTGGTCGGCGACTGGCAACTCGGCGACACCCTCCTGCCGCTGGTGATGCTCGCGGTGTTCCCCGCGTTCGAGTGGGTCGTGCACGTCATGGTGCTGCACTGGCGGCCGAAGCGCCTCGGCCCGATCGCCTTGGACAGCGAGCTGGCCCGCAAACACCGCCAGCACCACGTCGATCCGCGCAACATCCCGCTGATCTTCATCCCGACCCGCTCGCTCGCCTTCGTCATCGTGGCATTGCTGGCGATCACCGCCTTCGCGTTCCCCCGACTCGGCCTCGGCCTGACCTTCCTGCTGACCATCACGGTGCTCGGACTCGGCTACGAGTGGACGCACTACCTCATCCACACCGACTACAAGCCGAAAAGGGCTCTGTACCGCGCTGTTTGGCGCAACCACCGGCACCACCACTACAAGAACGAGCACTTCTGGTTCACGGTCACGAGCTCCGGAACCGCGGACCGCGTTTTCGGAACGTATCCGGACCCCAGCGCGGTGGACACCTCACCCACCGCTCGCAACTTGCATGGAGCCCAGGTGAGTTGA
- a CDS encoding MFS transporter, translating into MTTQTAPTTRRWWALAVIAAAQFMVIMDTSIIGIALPKMQAELGFSQENLTWVFNAYVIAFGGLLLLGGRLSDLLGARRVFAAGWLTLLVGSVIAGAAGNVATELIGRAVQGGGAALIAPSALTLLMMLFGSSPQELTKALAVYGAAAPAGGTAGVFLGGVITEYISWPWVFYINVPIALLALVAVPALMPSAPARSGSVDLLGAATVTAGLAAAVYGIVRAPEVGWASGQTWGVLAIAGALLAGFVVVQSRRREPLMRLGIFRAPNLAAANIAQLLLGAAWVPMWFFLNLYLQQVLGYSAFPSGAALLPMTTLIMLGMIVLAPRAMQRFGAKPMIVTGLLVLALGLGIMSLVRPTGNFWVDVLPASLVAAGGMSLAFIPSLGTAISAARPEEGGLASGIVNVSYQVGSAVGLAAMTAVAAAFGADQIADVSELTSGFSAAFLGAAVIALAGAGIAAVTMRTPAAEPVSETV; encoded by the coding sequence ATGACTACGCAAACCGCGCCCACCACCCGCAGATGGTGGGCGCTGGCGGTGATCGCCGCCGCGCAATTCATGGTCATCATGGACACCTCGATCATCGGCATCGCACTGCCGAAGATGCAGGCCGAACTCGGCTTCTCCCAGGAGAATCTGACATGGGTGTTCAACGCGTACGTGATCGCCTTCGGCGGCCTGCTGCTGCTCGGCGGCCGCCTTTCGGACCTGCTCGGCGCGCGCCGGGTGTTCGCCGCGGGCTGGCTCACGCTGCTCGTCGGCTCCGTGATCGCGGGCGCCGCGGGCAATGTCGCGACCGAGCTGATCGGCCGAGCGGTCCAGGGCGGCGGCGCGGCCCTCATCGCGCCCTCGGCACTGACCCTGCTGATGATGCTCTTCGGTTCCTCACCGCAGGAGCTGACCAAGGCGCTCGCCGTCTACGGCGCGGCCGCGCCAGCGGGCGGAACGGCGGGCGTGTTCCTCGGCGGCGTCATCACCGAATACATCAGCTGGCCTTGGGTTTTCTACATCAATGTCCCGATCGCTTTGCTCGCTCTCGTCGCGGTGCCCGCGCTGATGCCGAGCGCACCAGCCCGCTCGGGTTCGGTCGATCTGCTCGGCGCGGCAACGGTGACCGCCGGTCTCGCCGCCGCCGTCTACGGCATCGTCCGCGCGCCCGAGGTCGGCTGGGCCTCCGGGCAGACCTGGGGCGTGCTCGCGATCGCGGGCGCATTGCTCGCCGGTTTCGTGGTCGTCCAGTCCCGCCGCCGGGAACCGCTGATGCGCCTCGGCATCTTCCGCGCGCCGAACCTGGCCGCCGCCAACATCGCCCAACTACTGCTCGGCGCGGCTTGGGTGCCGATGTGGTTCTTCCTGAATCTGTATCTGCAGCAGGTGCTCGGCTACAGCGCGTTCCCGTCGGGCGCGGCGCTGCTCCCGATGACCACGCTGATCATGCTCGGCATGATCGTGCTCGCCCCGCGCGCCATGCAGCGCTTCGGCGCCAAGCCGATGATCGTCACCGGCCTGCTCGTACTAGCGCTCGGACTCGGCATCATGTCGCTGGTACGGCCCACCGGGAACTTCTGGGTCGACGTGCTGCCCGCCTCGCTGGTGGCCGCGGGCGGCATGTCGCTGGCCTTCATACCCTCCCTCGGTACCGCCATCTCGGCGGCCCGTCCGGAGGAGGGCGGCCTCGCCTCGGGCATCGTCAACGTCTCCTACCAGGTGGGCTCGGCCGTGGGCCTGGCCGCGATGACGGCCGTCGCCGCGGCGTTCGGTGCCGACCAGATCGCCGACGTCTCCGAGCTGACCAGCGGTTTCTCGGCCGCTTTCCTGGGCGCGGCGGTCATCGCGCTCGCGGGAGCCGGCATCGCGGCGGTGACCATGCGGACCCCCGCCGCGGAACCCGTATCGGAAACCGTTTGA
- a CDS encoding heavy-metal-associated domain-containing protein, which translates to MSPTAPATATYAVTGMTCGCCVNKVRDKVGALPGVTEVSVDLDGATVTVSGPAQADRAAIADAIDRAGFQLAD; encoded by the coding sequence ATGAGCCCCACCGCACCCGCCACAGCCACCTACGCCGTCACCGGCATGACCTGCGGCTGCTGCGTGAACAAGGTCCGCGACAAGGTCGGCGCGCTGCCCGGCGTCACCGAGGTGAGCGTCGACCTGGACGGCGCGACGGTGACCGTCTCGGGACCGGCCCAGGCGGATCGCGCCGCCATCGCCGACGCGATCGACCGTGCGGGCTTCCAGCTCGCCGACTGA